Proteins co-encoded in one Gracilimonas sp. genomic window:
- a CDS encoding GxxExxY protein has protein sequence MLHEKLTEKIIESFYLVYNKLGYGFLESVYENALLIELKRQGLNVVNQVPIEVQYRNQKVGTFFADVLVEEKVILELKASRKLMQEHEFQLINYLRATNIEVGLLFNFGKKPEFKRKIFSNKS, from the coding sequence ATGCTTCATGAAAAATTAACTGAAAAAATCATTGAGTCTTTCTACCTGGTTTACAACAAGCTGGGTTATGGGTTTTTGGAAAGTGTATATGAGAATGCTCTGTTGATTGAGTTAAAAAGACAAGGGTTGAATGTAGTAAATCAAGTGCCTATTGAAGTACAATATAGGAATCAAAAAGTTGGTACTTTCTTTGCAGATGTTTTAGTAGAAGAGAAGGTTATTTTAGAACTGAAAGCATCCAGAAAACTAATGCAAGAACATGAATTTCAGTTAATCAATTACCTGAGAGCAACTAATATTGAAGTCGGACTTCTTTTTAATTTTGGAAAGAAACCCGAGTTCAAACGAAAAATATTTTCAAACAAATCTTAA